TTCAGACAAACTCCGAATGCCAGATATTTATACACGGGAGTCAGACTGCGAGTGATAAGATCCGTAGTCAAGAGGGAAACAGCCCAGACCACCAGCTAAGGTCCCAAAGTAATCGTTAAGTGGAAAAGGATGTGGCGTTGCTTAGACAACCAGGATGTTGGCTTAGAAGCAGCCATCATTTAAAGAGTGCGTAATAGCTCACTGGTCGAGTGACGCTGCGCCGAAAATGTATCGGGGCTAAACGATTCACCGAAGCTGTGGATGCATCCGTATGGATGCGTGGTAGGAGAGCGTTCTAAGGGCGTTGAAGTCAGACCGGAAGGACTGGTGGAGCGCTTAGAAGTGAGAATGCCGGTATGAGTAGCGAAAGACGGGTGAGAATCCCGTCCACCGTATGACTAAGGTTTCCTGAGGAAGGCTCGTCCGCTCAGGGTTAGTCGGGACCTAAGCCGAGGCCGATAGGCGTAGGCGATGGACAACAGGTTGATATTCCTGTACCACCTCCTCACCGTTTGAGAAATGGGGGGACGCAGTAGGATAGGGTAAGCACGCCGTTGGTTGCGCGTGTTCAAGCAGTAAGGTGTGTATGTAGGCAAATCCGCATACTTTAACATTGAGCTGTGATGACGAGTCCGTATGGACGAAGTTCCTGATTTCACACTGCCAAGAAAAGCCTCTATCGAGGTGAGAGGTGCCCGTACCGCAAACCGACACAGGTAGTCGAGGAGAGAATCCTAAGGTGTGCGAGAGAACTCTCGTTAAGGAACTCGGCAAAATGACCCCGTAACTTCGGGAGAAGGGGTGCTCTGTTAGCGTGCAAGCGTGAGAGAGCCGCAGTGAATAGGCCCAGGCGACTGTTTAGCAAAAACACAGGTCTCTGCAAAACCGTAAGGTGACGTATAGGGGCTGACGCCTGCCCGGTGCTGGAAGGTTAAGAGGAGTGGTTAGCGCAAGCGAAGCTGCGAATTGAAGCCCCAGTAAACGGCGGCCGTAACTATAACGGTCCTAAGGTAGCGAAATTCCTTGTCGGGTAAGTTCCGACCCGCACGAAAGGCGTAACGATCTGGGCACTGTCTCAACGAGAGACTCGGTGAAATTATAGTACCTGTGAAGATGCAGGTTACCCGCGACAGGACGGAAAGACCCCGTGGAGCTTTACTGTAGCCTGATATTGAATTTTGGTACAACTTGTACAGGATAGGTAGGAGCCAGAGATCCCGGAGCGCCAGCTTCGGAGGAGGCGTCAGTGGGATACTACCCTGGTTGTATTGAACTTCTAACCCATGCCCCTTAGCGGGGTAGGAGACAGTGTCAGGCGGACAGTTTGACTGGGGCGGTCGCCTCCTAAAGAGTAACGGAGGCGCCCAAAGGTTCCCTCAGAATGGTTGGAAATCATTCGTAGAGTGTAAAGGCATAAGGGAGCTTGACTGCGAGACCTACAAGTCGAGCAGGGTCGAAAGACGGGCTTAGTGATCCGGTGGTTCCGCATGGAAGGGCCATCGCTCAACGGATAAAAGCTACCCCGGGGATAACAGGCTTATCTCCCCCAAGAGTCCACATCGACGGGGAGGTTTGGCACCTCGATGTCGGCTCATCGCATCCTGGGGCTGTAGTCGGTCCCAAGGGTTGGGCTGTTCGCCCATTAAAGCGGTACGCGAGCTGGGTTCAGAACGTCGTGAGACAGTTCGGTCCCTATCCGTCGTGGGCGTAGGAAATTTGAGAGGAGCTGTCCTTAGTACGAGAGGACCGGGATGGACACACCGCTGGTGTACCAGTTGTTCTGCCAAGAGCATCGCTGGGTAGCTATGTGTGGACGGGATAAGTGCTGAAAGCATCTAAGCATGAAGCCCCCCTCAAGATGAGATTTCCCATTACGCAAGTAAGTAAGACCCCTGAAAGACGATCAGGTAGATAGGTTCGAGGTGGAAGCGCAGTGATGTGTGGAGCTGACGAATACTAATCGGTCGAGGACTTAACCACAATTTATGAACATCAATGAAACGTTTATCCAGTTTTGAAAGAATAAATTCTTTCAACTTAATAAGTGAAGTGACGATGGCAAAGAGGTCACACCTGTTCCCATACCGAACACAGAAGTTAAGCTCTTTAGCGCCGATGGTAGTTGGGGGTTTCCCCCTGTGAGAGTAGGACGTCGCTTCACTTATTTTTTATTTTTTACGGAGGATTAGCTCAGCTGGGAGAGCACCTGCCTTACAAGCAGGGGGTCGGCGGTTCGAGCCCGTCATCCTCCATCCTTTCTAAAACGCCGGTGTAGCTCAGTTGGTAGAGCAACTGACTTGTAATCAGTAGGTCGAGGGTTCGACTCCTTTCGCCGGCACCATTTTAGAGAGAGCCATTAGCTCAGTTGGTAGAGCATCTGACTTTTAATCAGAGGGTCGAAGGTTCGAGTCCTTCATGGCTCACCAGTTTTTTAATTTCATAACTTGTCAGAATAAAAATATCTATGCATTTTTGCGGAAGTAGTTCAGTGGTAGAACACCACCTTGCCAAGGTGGGGGTCGCGAGTTCGAACCTCGTCTTCCGCTCCAAAAATGCCGGGGTGGCGGAACTGGCAGACGCACAGGACTTAAAATCCTGCGGTGAGTGATCACCGTGCCGGTTCGATTCCGGCCCTCGGCACCATCTTTCAAATAAATAATTGCGTTCGTAGCTCAATTGGATAGAGCATCTGACTACGAATCAGAAGGTTGTAGGTTCAAGTCCTGTCGAGCGCACCATTATTTTTGAAAAATATCTCAAGAGAAGTAAATAACAAGTTTAATATTATTGTCGCGGGGTGGAGCAGTGGTAGCTCGTCGGGCTCATAACCCGAAGGTCACAGGTTCAAGTCCTGTCCCCGCAACCAAATGGTCCCGTGGTGTAGCGGTTAACATGCCTGCCTGTCACGCAGGAGATCGCCGGTTCGATCCCGGTCGGGACCGCCATTTTTATTTTTAAGGCCCGTTGGTCAAGTGGTTAAGACACCGCCCTTTCACGGCGGTAACACGGGTTCGAATCCCGTACGGGTCATATCTAAGTATGTAGCATAGTGCTACATACTTTTTTTGTTTTTTAAAACTTATCTGCAAATAAGAAATAGAGAGATTAATTTAAAATCATTTGGTTTTTCCCTTTATCCGTATGGGTATTTTGCCAATCATCCACATAAAGGGATTCAAACGGCCACGTATGTAGTAGATGGTGCGCTTACGTATTATGATAATTTTTCGGGTTGTGGGCGTTTAGAAAAAAATGATTTTTAAATTATCACGTTAGGTAACGGCATTATTCATAATGAAGATCCAGATGTAGGGTACGACCGCACGCGTGTTACAGCTATGGATTAGCTTAAGTCCTGAAAACAAAAAGCACCACGCAAGCAAGCTACGTCGATATTTTAAGTGGTACAACACCACAAGTTGTGATGGACGGGGCAAAGGTCAATGTTAGCAGGGAATTTAGGAACGGTCACGCATCTCGAAAATCCAATGCCTGTTAATATTTACGAAGGTACAATAACGGGTGAATTTGAGCTGCCGATTGCAAAAGGCTATAACAGTTACTTTTATGTATTAGTAGGGTCTGGGGTAGTAAGCGAGGAAGCAGTCGACACATTTGATTTGACGCATTTTGAAGAAACAACTGATGCAAAGATAGTTCACATTACAGCAAATGAATCGATGCGCTTTTTATTCATTTCCGGGGAGCCGATTAAAGCACCTGTTGTCGTACGTGGGCGGTTTCAACAAGTATTTTTAGGTTATGAACACGGGGTAATTGTACCAAACCAACCAAAATAAAAACGGGAATGACTCGACTTAGCGAGCATTCCCGTTTTTTGCTTTAACGTTTTTGAACGGTGTTCCCTACAAAGAATTTCTTAATAAACGTCAAGCCTAAATTGAAGAGAAAAATAATGAGTGCGATGCGGAAGAACGCGATGAAATATTGCCACAGCGTTGTGGAATCCGTAAATAACAGTGACATATCACTCACGAGTTCAAACGTAAAATAACCTGCAATCCCAATAAAAAATATACCTGCAAAGAAATCTTTAATACTCATCGTGTGACCTCCATTCGATAAGTGAATGATACCACATCAATTATTTGTAAAATAGCTTAAATCGACCCAACTTGCTTTGTTGCTTGTACGAGCGCTTCAATTGTTGCCCAATCATCTTCAAGAAGTGCCGTTACGATTTTACTGCCAACAATCACTCCGTCGGCAATGTCGCCAAAGCTTTTCACATGCTCTGGTGTTGAAATTCCAAAGCCTGCTAATACCGGAATGGTGCTTACTTGTTTTAAACTTGCAAAGTGCTCGGCAAGCTGTGAGGCAAAGCTTGCACGTTCCCCAGTAATACCGTTTACCGTCACCGCATAAATAAAGCCTTCACTTGCTTCAGCTAATTTTTTTACACGCTCTGGAGGGCTCGTTAATGACACGAGCTGCACAAGTGCGATATCTTGCTGTTTTAGAGCAGGGTGAATGACGTCACGTTCCTCATATGGCATATCCGGTACGATTAAGCCTTTAACCCCAGCAAGGCGCGCATCACGTGCAAACGCATCAATGCCATACGCTAAAATCGGATTTAAGTAGGTCATCACGACAAGCGGTATCGTAATTTCATCGGCGAAGCTTGTTAACTGCGCGATGACTTTTTTTAACGTAACGCCACTTTTTAATGCACGTTCACCAGCTTGTTCAATAACTGGGCCATCTGCAACCGGATCTGTAAACGGAATGCCGACTTCAATTGCGGAAACGCCTAATTGCTGTAATTTTAAAATCGTTGGCTTTAATGTTGCCAGTCCACCGTCACCCGCCATAATGTACGGGACGAATGCTTTGTTGCCAGCTTGCAAGACGTTTTCTAATTGTTGTTGTAATGTCATACGTGGTCACCTCCGAGCTTGTCCATTAATGTGTGTACGTCCTTATCCCCGCGGCCTGATAAGCACACGACAATGATTTCATCTTGCGGACGTGTTTTTGCAAATTCCGCTGCATAGTAAATGGCATGTGCACTTTCTAATGCCGGTAAAATGCCTTCCGTTTCACATAGTAATTTCACACCTTCTAGTGCTTGGCTGTCAGTAACAGAAGGGTACTGCGCACGGCCTGATTCATGTAAATGACAGTGCTCTGGGCCAACACCTGGGTAATCAAGCCCCGCTGAAATCGAATGTGCTTCCTGTACGAAGCCGTTGTCATCTTGTAATAAATACATAAGCGCCCCGTGAAGTACACCCGTTTTTCCGACATGAATAGCTGCGGCATGCTTGTCGGTATCAACACCTGCACCCGCTGCTTCAATGCCGTAAAGTGCGACGTCTGTATCTGCTACGAACGGATAGAACATGCCGATTGCGTTACTACCACCGCCGATGCAGGCGATGATTGTATCCGGCAGGCGACCTTCTTGTTGTAAAATTTGAGCACGTGTCTCATCACCAATGACACGCTGGAAATCACGCACAATCGTTGGGAATGGGTGAGGGCCAAGTGCCGAGCCTAAAATATAATGCGTATCGTCCACATGTGTTACCCAGTGGCGTAGTGCTTCGTTTACGGCATCTTTTAACGTAGCAGAGCCTTTTTCCACGGCAACTACCTTTGTACCAAGGAGCTCCATACGAAATACGTTGAGCTGCTGACGGCGTACATCTTCTGCGCCCATATAGACAATGCATTCCATATCAAGTAATGCACAAGCCGTTGCTGTAGCAACCCCGTGCTGTCCTGCACCTGTTTCGGCAACGATTTTCTTTTTCCCCATGCGCTTCGCAAGTAGGGCCTGACCGATTGCGTTATTAATTTTATGTGCACCGGTATGGTTTAAGTCTTCACGCTTTAAGTAAATTTTCGCACCGCCCATTTTCGCGCTTAAACGTTCTGCGTAATAAAGTGGTGTTTCCCGGCCAACGTATTGCTTTAAGTAATAATTCAGCTCTTCTTGAAAGCTGGGATCATTTTTTGCTTCTTCATATGCTGCTTCTAATTCGGCTAATGGGGTCATTAATGTTTCCGGGACAAATTGTCCACCGAACTGTCCGAAGCGTCCTTTTAATACTGTCATAAAATCAGTTCTCCTTTCGCGCGTTCCACGAAACTTTTAATTTTGTCCGAACTTTTACGTCCATCTACCTCAACACCGCTCGAAACATCGACGGCAAACGGCTCTACTAACATAATCGCAATGCCAACGTTTTCTTCGGTTAAGCCACCAGCTAAAATGACTTTATCTAATAAAATACTGACGTCATCTAATAGAGTCCAATCGAAAGAGTGGCCACTACCACCGCGGAAATCACTTCCAGGTGCATCAAATAAATAGTAATCGACGTCATAAGTCGCCGCACGCTCTACATCTGCTTGTGTGCGAATCGAAAAGGCTTTAATCGCAGGAAGACCAATTGCTTTAATTTCCTCAGCAGATTCATCACCGTGGTATTGAATATAATCTAATCCTACTTGTGAGGCGATTTGTTTAATCGTTTCGGCATCTTCGTTGACAAACACGCCAACTTTTTTCACGTTTGCTGGGATATGTGCTACGAGTTCAACGGCCTGTTCTACCGTAATCCGGCGCTTACTCGGTGCAAACATGAGTCCAATAAAGTCCGCTCCTGCCGCGACTGCTGACTCAACATGCTCGACTTCTTTTAATCCGCAAATTTTTACTTTTGTCATCATTGTTCGCCAACCTTTGCTGAAAGTTCGATTTTTAGTGCTTTTAATGCCGCTTGTACATCGCCACTACGCATGAGTGATTCGCCAACTAATACACCTTTTGCACCTGCTTCGGCAACATAACGCGCATCGTCTTCATTCCAAATCCCGCTTTCGCTAATAAACGCGATTGTTGACGAGGGAACGTGTGTCGCAATGTCACGTGTCGTTTCAAGTGACACCTCAAATGTTTTTAAATTTCGATTGTTTACGCCAATAATCTTTGCATCAATCGCTACGGCACGCTGTAATTCTTCCACGTCATGTACCTCAACAAGTACTTCTAAGCCAAGGTTTGTGGCATACGTATGAAGCGCTTGTAACGCTTCATCGGTTAACGCCGCTACAATAAGTAACACAACAGAGGCCCCAGCCGCTTTCGCATAATCCAGCTGGACTTCATGAATGATGAAGTCCTTACACAAAACAGGGATATTGACCGCTTGTGCAACAGCATTTAAATCATCGAAGCTTCCCTTGAAAAAGGCTTGTTCTGTCAACACCGAAATGCAGGCAGCTCCGGCTAACTCGTATTGCGTCGCTTGCTCAACAGGATCGATATGTGTCGCAATATCCCCTTGAGAAGGGGAGGCACGTTTCATTTCAGAAATGACTTGTAACGTGTTCGTACTGCGTAATGTTTCGTATAGGGAAGGGCGCACTTTTGTAATACTTGGAAAGCTTGGTGCATTGGCAAGTAGCCCTGGAAGTTCTGATTTTTTTTGTTCGATAATTTTATTTAAAATGGTCATGTTAACGATTCCTCCTCAGCGACTTGTTGACTATAAGCCACCACATTTTCTAGCTTTTCAAGTGCACGACCTGAAAGAATGCTGTCTTTTGCAAGCTCGATGCCTTCTTTCATCGTGTCGGCTAGGCCGTATGCAAAAAAGCCAATGCCTGCATTTAACACAACCGTATCGAAATACACGCTTTGTTTCCCTTTTAATAGATCGCGCATAATTATCGCGTTTTCTTGAGGGGTCCCGCCACGAATCGCGGAGAGGGGCTGCTGTGTTAAGCCAACATCCTCAGCGCGTAATTTAAACGGAATAATGTCGCCACGGTCGAGTAACACGAATGTATTTTCACCGGCTAGTGACGCTTCGTCCATTCCTTGAGAACCCGATACGACAATCGCGCGCTCGCGACCTAGCATATGGAGCACCTCAGCGTAATCCGTTGTGAAATTTGGTCGGTTAATGCCGACGAATTGTGTTTTAAGTGGCACCGGATTTGTCAGCGGTCCGACTAAATTGAAAATCGTTGGCACACCGAGTGCTTGTCGAACTTCGCCGATGCGCTTGAGTTTTGGGTGCATATTCGGCGCATGTAAAAAGGCAATGCCGTGTGTTTGTAAAAGCTCGGTCGTTTGCGCAGTGTTCGGTAACAGCGTAATGCCAAGTGCTTCTAACACATCTGAGCTCCCTGAAGCACTCGAAATTTTACGATTGCCGTGTTTTGCCACTAAAATCCCGCCACCTGCTAGTACGAAAGCCGACGTTGTACTAATATTGAAGCTTTGTAAACCGTCACCACCTGTACCGCAGTTGTCGATGTAAATCCCTTCTGGTGCATCGACTGCGACTGCGTGCGACTTCATGACATGCGCTAAGCCGGCCACTTCATGGGCCGTGACACCTTTATCGTTCATCGCTATTAAAAAGGAAGCAATGTGTTCTTTTGGTGTTTGTTCGTTAAATATGATTTCTGCGGCTTGCTGCATTTCGTCGAAAATTAAATGCTCACGGCGCGCAAGTTGCTCGATATATGGAAGTAAAGACATTGAATTCATCCTTTCATCAGCGCCTCAAAGGGCACGCCTGCTTGATTTGTACGAATATGTGCACGGTTACCTGTAATCGTGATTATATTTTCGGGTGTTGTGAAATCGACCTGGCCATTAAAGCCGATATAGCCGATTAATCCTTGTGCTGGCTTCAGCGCTTTTACGACATCAATCGCATGGAGCGTTGGATTTAAATTACCGTGTTGAATGGTATTTACAGTTTGGCTAGTACCTTGGCAAAAACGTTCAATTGAAGGAGCCTGGTCAGTTGCTGATAGGGTACCATCTCGAACTTGTAAATAGTTGTTTTCCGATGTACCAACAACGGTGCAATCATCAAAATCGATGTAGTACATATATGGTGCTGCGTGTTCGATGCGCAGTTTACGATACAGTGCAAACGCATCACCTGAGAATGTTGCCCCGTACACACCGTCTTGCTGAAGCTCGGGTGTGTGGAGCGCATACGTTGTTTCTTGTGGTGTCTGATTCGCAAACAATTCTTCGATAAATGCATCGATATTAGGCGTGACTTCTTCTGCTTCAATATTTGTATGGAACACTGCGATTTCATCGGTTAAATGATCAAAAATGATGAGCGTGTCATACACATGGAACTCAAGCTCGGGTAAATCGTTTGTCAGCGCATTGATGTAGCCAATGCCACCACCTGTAAACGGATATTCTGTATGGGAAGTAATGCGCGGCATCACTTGTTTTAATAAGGAAATGAGCTCGCCTTCATAGGTATAGTGTTTGTTTGTTAAATGCGACGTATCGATTAGTTGTTCTTGTTCGCCACGATACGTTTTTCGAGGACTAGTGCCAATAAACGAATAGCGTCCGTGCCCTTCATATTTCATTGAGCTTTCTAATAAAAATTTTCGCTCACCGTGTAAGCGTTGGAAAATTGAAATTGGTGTTAATAAATCTCCGTTGACCTTTTTCATGGACGTACGAAAACGCTGTTTAATGGACATCTCGTTACACTCCTCTAAAATTAAATGAAATAAAAAAAACGCCCTCAGCAAAGGAATACCTTTGCTGAGGACGATAATAGACCGCGTTGCCACCTCGATTGAAGTAATAAATACTTCCACTTAAACCTGATAACGGCAGGGAACCGTCCGCCAACTAATGCTAGCAGCTTTCGTAAGGCCCATTCACATGTATCGCTTCGCGCATTTCCACCAGCCATGCGCTCTCTAAAGAAACGAAAATCATGTTACTTTTCTTACTCGACAATTTACTTTGCTCAACTCAAGACGGTGGTTATGCTATCACAACCTGCTACCGTGAAAAATAGAATAAACTTATTCTAACACCGAAATTAAAAAAGTCAAACAATTCTAAAAAGTTTTGGTAGGAAAATAAAAACCAGCTAGCAAAATGGCTAACTGGTGAAACGATCTATAGTAATTTTTTAAAATCAAGACGTTTATTTAATGTGTACATAATCGGTGCGCCGACAGCTAATACGACGAATTCGCCCGCAGCAACGGTTAGCCATGTCCAGAAGAACGGCAACTCTAATGCTAAATTTAACTCAAAGGCGATGATGAACATCGTAAAAGTAAACAGCAGTGTATTAATGACAAGACGCGCGATAATGTTTTTCACAAATTTGCAGATTAAAAGAAACAGACCGATTGTGACAATAGAGTGAGTTACCCCAAACACTAAGTCATACCAGCCAAGCGGCGAGAATAGATTCGCAATGAATACCCCTAAAATAATACCACCTGCAAAGCGTGGATTAAATGCCACTAAATGATTAAACATTTCAGAAACACGGAATTGGACCTCCGTAAATCCGAACGGTGCAACGAGCATTGTGACAGCAATATATAATGCTGCAATAATACCAGTCGTTGCCATAAATTTGACTTTCATATTCAATTCCTCCTAGTTTTTTTACGTGGGATGGTTGCGAACCACGATAAAGAAAGTGCAATCATAGCAAGATTGTAGGAGAAAGTAAAGATGTGTAAGTGCGTTCTTGAATAGTCGAAACATTCAATAATAATTAAGGGGGAATAACATTTTACCTATCATCAATAACGAGGGTATAGTAAAATAAGGAAGTTAATGTAATTATTTGTATTTAATTTAAAATCTATTAAGTATTGGAGAGGAATCACATGAGTATTATTGAAGCGTTAGCAACATCCGTTCCGTACATCCATATGGCAATGAAAGGTGAAGCCATTGTAGCTGTTGTCGATAAAGAAACAGAAATTGTGATGAAATATTTAGCAGGCAAGCGTGTCGATTCAGGTTATAAGGATGGTCAAAAGATAAATCCGAATGATTCGAACGTATATATTGCATTTAGCGGTAGAAATGCAGATGTCGTCATTCCAAAAGATGTATACGGCGTGCCGATTAATGCTTTTTCATTTCCAATTCGAGAAGGCAATCGTGTCGTTGGTGCATTAGCGTTCGGTTTACCAATCGATAACGAAGTGGAATTAGAGCATTATATGGAAGATATGGAGCGCATCATTAATAATCTACAAGATAATGTACATACACTGGCATCGCATTCTGAGCAGCTTGCCGCAACAAGTGAAGAGATCGACAAGCAAACACAAGTAGCACTGGATGATGCAGAAAAATCAAATGGTGTAACATCATTAATAAAAAGTATTTCACGTCAAACAAACTTACTTGGCTTGAATGCCTCAATCGAAGCAGCACGCGCGGGTCAGCATGGCGCTGGCTTTAATATCGTTGCACAAGAGGTTCGTAAATTATCATTTGAAACATCAACAGCAACAGAAAATATCGAAAAATCACTCCATAATATCAACACCAACCTAACGCAATTAAAGCAAAACATGGGGCAAGTTAATTCAGCAACAGGCGAACAAGCGAAGCTCATTCAAGACTTCAGCGAAATTATTGAAGAGTTAAGTGGCTTAAGTAAAGAAATGAAAACATTTATGCATAAGGCATTGCAATAAGAGAACGAACGACGAATGAATGCAAAAAACATTCATTCGTTTTTTGTGTTAAGGAAATTATAGATTATCGCATTGTGGATAACTTTGTATAAAGTTTTCTCTACGTCCAGGCTAAAACGCCAGCCCCTCGGACATTTCAAACCCTCCTGCAAAAGTGGTGAAGCATTTACTTTTGCGTCGGGCCCTCCAATGTCTGAGGCTCACACGACGTGAGTCATGTCGGTCATGCCACATGGATGTGGCGTTTTGAACGATCGGGGCTTGACGGGCGTTTTAGCGCTTTTGTTCATGAAATCGACAAAGTAGACTGCTAAATTGCAAAAATTGAATTCAGAACATTCTAAATGTTATTGACTATCTGAAAGTGAAGGAGTAAGATATTTTTAAACATACTTCAACGAGTTGAAGTGTAACGCTTTAACTCGACAGAGAAAATAGGGGGATAAAACATGAAACGTAATTTACTGAAGCTATCATTCGTATTATTCGGGCTTCTGTTCGTATTAGCTGCATGTGGTACGGAAGAGAAAGACTCTTCAACAAACGACACAGCAAATAGTGGCGCTGGAGAAACAGCACAAACAGAAGATAAAACTTTTAAAATCGGGACAACACAAATCGTCGAACACCCATCTTTAGATGCAGCAAAGGACGGCTTTAAACAAGCAATTAAAGACGCGGGAATCGACGCAGAGTATGTCGATAAATCAGCAAATAATGATAACAGTAACAACATGACAATCGCACAACAATTAGTAAGCGAAAACGTCGATTTAATTTTCGCGAATTCAACACCATCTGCACAGGCTGCAAAAAGTGCAACAGCGGATATTCCAATTATCTTTACATCTGTAACAGATGCAGTCGGTGCCGAGCTGATTGACACCATGGCAGCACCAGGTGCGAACGTAACAGGTACAATCGATTTACACCCAGACACAATGCCAAAATCAGTGGCATTCTTAAAAGAGTTAGGCGCAAAGAATGTCGGGATGATTTACAACGCGGGTGAACAAAACTCAGTAACACAAATCGCAGCAGTTAAAGAAATCGCAGCAAAAGAAGGCGTAACAATCCTTGATACAGCAGTATCAGCTTCTTCAGAAGTACGTCAAGCGGCTGAATCATTAATCGGTAAAGTCGATGCTTTCTATGTTGTAACAGATAACACAGTTGTTTCAGCATTAGAATCAGTAGTTGATGTAGCCAATACCAACACATTACCATTAATCGTTGGGGAATTAGATTCTGTAGCGCGCGGTGGTTTAGCAGCTTATGGTTTCGACTACTACGATATTGGTTACGAAGCAGGTCAAATGGCCGCACAAATTTTATTAGAAGGTAAATCACCTGCTGAAATGCCAGCAGCTTACCCAGCTAACTTAAAATTAGTGATCAATAAAGCAGTGGCAGACAGCTTAGGTTTAGAAGTGAAACCAGAGTGGGGCGCTGAAATACAATAATGTAGGATTCGCGCTTGGGTCACCTCTTTGTGTGAACCAAGCGCGAATGTTTATTTAAAGAGAAAAGTTAGGAGATGATTCAACATGTTTGCAGCTTTATTTGGTTCAGTGGAGCAAGGAATCATCTATGCAATTATGGCACTTGGCGTGTACTTAACATTCCGCGTGCTAGATTTTCCGGATTTAACGGTTGATGGAAGCTTTGTAACGGGTGCAGGGACAGCCGCGATGATGATCGTGCTTGGCTACAATCCGATACTCGCAACCTTCGTCGCAACAATTGCTGGATTTATTGCTGGATGTATGACAGGGATTTTACACACAAAAGGCAATATCAACCCATTGTTAT
The sequence above is a segment of the Solibacillus sp. FSL H8-0523 genome. Coding sequences within it:
- a CDS encoding methyl-accepting chemotaxis protein, whose amino-acid sequence is MSIIEALATSVPYIHMAMKGEAIVAVVDKETEIVMKYLAGKRVDSGYKDGQKINPNDSNVYIAFSGRNADVVIPKDVYGVPINAFSFPIREGNRVVGALAFGLPIDNEVELEHYMEDMERIINNLQDNVHTLASHSEQLAATSEEIDKQTQVALDDAEKSNGVTSLIKSISRQTNLLGLNASIEAARAGQHGAGFNIVAQEVRKLSFETSTATENIEKSLHNINTNLTQLKQNMGQVNSATGEQAKLIQDFSEIIEELSGLSKEMKTFMHKALQ
- a CDS encoding ABC transporter substrate-binding protein; this translates as MKRNLLKLSFVLFGLLFVLAACGTEEKDSSTNDTANSGAGETAQTEDKTFKIGTTQIVEHPSLDAAKDGFKQAIKDAGIDAEYVDKSANNDNSNNMTIAQQLVSENVDLIFANSTPSAQAAKSATADIPIIFTSVTDAVGAELIDTMAAPGANVTGTIDLHPDTMPKSVAFLKELGAKNVGMIYNAGEQNSVTQIAAVKEIAAKEGVTILDTAVSASSEVRQAAESLIGKVDAFYVVTDNTVVSALESVVDVANTNTLPLIVGELDSVARGGLAAYGFDYYDIGYEAGQMAAQILLEGKSPAEMPAAYPANLKLVINKAVADSLGLEVKPEWGAEIQ